From one Streptococcus oralis genomic stretch:
- the rfbD gene encoding dTDP-4-dehydrorhamnose reductase translates to MILITGANGQLGTELRYLLDERNVDYVAVDVAEMDITNAEMVEKVFAEVKPTLVYHCAAYTAVDAAEDEGKELDFAINVTGTENVAKASEKYGATLVYISTDYVFDGKKPVGQEWEVDDLPDPQTEYGRTKRMGEELVETLTSQYYIIRTAWVFGNYGKNFVFTMQNLAKTHKTLTVVNDQHGRPTWTHTLAEFMTYLTDNQKEYGYYHLSNDSTEDTTWYDFAVEILKDSDVEVVPVDSSKFPAKAKRPLNSTMSLAKAKATGFVIPTWQDALKEFYKQEVRK, encoded by the coding sequence ATGATATTAATTACAGGTGCGAATGGTCAACTCGGTACCGAACTACGTTATTTACTAGATGAACGAAATGTAGACTATGTTGCAGTTGATGTGGCCGAAATGGATATCACGAATGCTGAAATGGTTGAGAAGGTATTTGCTGAAGTCAAGCCAACTCTGGTCTATCATTGTGCAGCCTACACTGCTGTTGATGCTGCAGAAGACGAGGGGAAAGAACTGGATTTTGCCATCAACGTAACTGGAACTGAAAATGTAGCCAAGGCCTCTGAGAAATACGGAGCTACTCTGGTCTATATCTCGACAGACTACGTCTTTGATGGAAAGAAACCCGTCGGACAAGAATGGGAAGTCGATGACCTACCTGATCCGCAGACAGAATATGGGCGTACCAAGCGAATGGGGGAAGAACTTGTTGAAACCCTTACGTCACAGTATTACATCATCCGCACTGCTTGGGTCTTTGGAAATTATGGCAAAAACTTTGTCTTTACAATGCAAAATCTTGCCAAAACCCATAAAACTCTCACTGTTGTCAACGACCAACACGGCCGCCCAACTTGGACACATACCTTGGCTGAGTTTATGACCTACCTGACTGATAATCAAAAAGAGTATGGCTACTACCACTTATCAAATGACTCCACTGAAGATACCACTTGGTATGACTTCGCTGTCGAGATTCTTAAAGACAGTGATGTTGAAGTAGTTCCAGTAGACTCCAGCAAGTTTCCTGCCAAGGCTAAACGCCCCCTCAATTCAACCATGAGTTTAGCCAAAGCGAAGGCGACAGGTTTCGTCATTCCAACCTGGCAAGATGCCCTTAAAGAATTTTATAAACAAGAAGTAAGAAAATAA
- the rfbB gene encoding dTDP-glucose 4,6-dehydratase, which translates to MTEYKNIIVTGGAGFIGSNFVHYVYNNFPDVHVTVLDKLTYAGNRANIEEIIGDRVELVVGDIADAVLVDKLAAEADAIVHYAAESHNDNSLNDPSPFIHTNFIGTYTLLEAARKYDLRFHHVSTDEVYGDLPLREDLPGHGEGPGEKFTAETKYNPSSPYSSTKAASDLIVKAWVRSFGVKATISNCSNNYGPYQHIEKFIPRQITNILSGIKPKLYGEGKNVRDWIHTNDHSSGVWTILTKGQIGETYLIGADGEKNNKEVLELILKEMGQPADAYDHVTDRAGHDLRYAIDASKLRDELGWKPEFTNFEAGLKETIKWYTDNQDWWKSEKEAVEANYAKTQQVIN; encoded by the coding sequence ATGACTGAATACAAAAATATCATCGTGACAGGTGGGGCTGGTTTTATCGGTTCTAACTTTGTTCATTATGTCTATAACAACTTCCCAGATGTCCATGTGACAGTACTGGACAAGCTGACTTATGCGGGTAATCGTGCCAATATTGAAGAAATTATAGGTGATCGTGTTGAGTTGGTTGTTGGAGATATTGCTGATGCAGTCTTGGTAGACAAGCTGGCAGCTGAAGCGGATGCTATCGTTCATTATGCGGCAGAAAGTCACAATGACAACTCGCTCAATGATCCGAGTCCCTTTATCCATACCAACTTCATCGGGACCTACACTCTTTTGGAAGCAGCACGTAAATACGACCTTCGTTTCCACCATGTGTCGACTGACGAAGTCTATGGGGACCTGCCTTTGCGTGAAGATCTGCCAGGTCATGGAGAAGGTCCAGGTGAGAAATTTACGGCTGAAACCAAGTACAATCCCAGCTCGCCTTACTCATCAACCAAGGCAGCTTCAGATCTGATTGTCAAAGCTTGGGTGCGCTCATTTGGTGTTAAAGCGACTATTTCCAACTGTTCAAACAACTATGGTCCTTACCAACATATCGAGAAGTTTATTCCGCGCCAGATCACCAATATCTTGAGTGGTATCAAGCCAAAACTCTATGGTGAAGGTAAGAATGTCCGTGACTGGATTCACACCAATGACCATTCATCAGGTGTTTGGACGATTCTAACCAAAGGTCAAATCGGGGAAACCTACTTGATTGGTGCGGATGGTGAGAAGAACAATAAGGAAGTCCTGGAACTCATCCTCAAGGAAATGGGACAGCCAGCTGATGCTTATGATCATGTGACAGACCGTGCGGGTCACGACCTTCGCTATGCTATCGATGCTAGCAAGCTCCGTGATGAACTAGGGTGGAAGCCAGAGTTTACTAATTTTGAAGCAGGTCTCAAAGAGACCATTAAGTGGTACACAGACAACCAAGACTGGTGGAAATCTGAAAAAGAAGCAGTCGAAGCCAACTATGCTAAGACACAACAAGTAATTAACTAA
- a CDS encoding dTDP-4-dehydrorhamnose 3,5-epimerase family protein, with translation MTDNFFGKTLAVRKIDAIPGLLEFDIPVHGDNRGWFKENFQKEKMLPLGFPESFFAEGKLQNNISFSRKNVLRGLHAEPWDKYISVADGGKVLGSWVDLREGETFGNVYQTEIDASKGIFVPRGVANGFQVLSDTVSYSYLVNDYWALELKPKYAFVNYADPALGIQWENLAEAEVSEADKHHPLLKDVIPLRKGDL, from the coding sequence ATGACAGATAATTTTTTCGGCAAAACACTTGCAGTGCGCAAGATTGATGCCATTCCAGGTTTGTTAGAGTTCGACATTCCGGTTCATGGTGACAATCGTGGCTGGTTTAAGGAAAATTTTCAGAAAGAAAAGATGCTACCGCTTGGTTTTCCTGAAAGCTTCTTTGCAGAAGGAAAACTGCAAAACAACATCAGCTTTTCTCGCAAAAATGTTCTCCGGGGCCTCCATGCTGAACCTTGGGACAAGTACATCTCAGTAGCAGATGGTGGCAAGGTTCTGGGTTCTTGGGTTGACCTACGTGAAGGTGAGACTTTTGGAAATGTTTATCAGACCGAGATTGATGCAAGTAAGGGAATCTTTGTCCCTCGTGGCGTAGCCAATGGTTTCCAAGTCCTATCGGATACAGTTTCTTATAGCTATCTGGTCAATGACTATTGGGCACTTGAACTCAAGCCTAAATATGCTTTTGTCAACTATGCAGACCCAGCTTTGGGAATCCAGTGGGAAAACCTAGCAGAAGCAGAAGTTTCGGAAGCAGATAAACATCATCCACTGCTCAAGGATGTCATACCTTTAAGAAAAGGAGATTTGTAA
- the rfbA gene encoding glucose-1-phosphate thymidylyltransferase RfbA → MKGIILAGGSGTRLYPLTRTASKQLMPVYDKPMIYYPLSTLMLAGIKDILIISTPQDLPRFKDLLLDGSEFGIKLSYAEQPSPDGLAQAFLIGEEFIGDDSVALILGDNIYHGPGLSKMLQKAAKKEKGATVFGYQVKDPERFGVVEFDTDMNAISIEEKPENPRSNYAVTGLYFYDNDVVEIAKQIKPSARGELEITDVNNAYLKRGDLSVEVMGRGFAWLDTGTHESLLEASQYIETVQRMQNVQVANLEEIAYRMGYISREDVLKLAQPLKKNEYGQYLLRLIGEI, encoded by the coding sequence ATGAAAGGTATTATTCTTGCGGGTGGTTCGGGAACGCGCTTGTACCCACTTACTCGAACTGCATCAAAACAGCTGATGCCAGTTTATGATAAACCCATGATTTACTATCCTTTGTCAACCTTGATGTTGGCTGGGATTAAGGACATTTTGATCATCTCAACACCACAGGATTTACCCCGTTTTAAGGACCTGCTCTTGGATGGTTCCGAATTTGGGATCAAGCTTTCCTATGCGGAACAGCCTAGTCCCGACGGACTTGCTCAGGCTTTTCTTATCGGTGAAGAATTTATCGGTGACGATAGTGTTGCATTGATCTTGGGGGATAATATCTATCATGGACCTGGTTTGAGCAAAATGCTTCAAAAGGCAGCCAAGAAAGAGAAGGGTGCGACTGTTTTTGGCTACCAAGTGAAGGATCCAGAGCGTTTTGGTGTGGTCGAGTTTGATACAGACATGAATGCCATTTCCATTGAAGAAAAACCAGAGAATCCTCGCTCTAACTATGCAGTGACAGGTCTTTATTTCTATGACAATGACGTTGTGGAGATTGCCAAACAGATCAAACCGAGTGCTCGTGGCGAGTTGGAAATCACAGATGTTAACAATGCTTATTTGAAGCGTGGGGATTTGTCAGTTGAAGTTATGGGACGTGGTTTTGCCTGGCTGGATACAGGGACACATGAGAGTCTGTTAGAAGCATCCCAATATATCGAAACGGTTCAAAGGATGCAAAATGTTCAGGTTGCCAATCTAGAAGAAATTGCCTACCGAATGGGTTATATCAGCCGCGAAGATGTGCTGAAGTTGGCGCAACCTCTCAAGAAGAACGAATACGGGCAATACTTGCTCCGTTTGATTGGAGAAATTTAG
- the glf gene encoding UDP-galactopyranose mutase, with the protein MYDYLIVGAGLSGAIFAHEANKRGKKVKVIDKRDHIGGNIYCQSVEGINVHKYGAHIFHTSNKKVWDYVNQFAEFNNYINSPIANYQGHLYNLPFNMNTFYALWGTKTPQEVKDKIAEQTTHMQDVEPKNLEEQAIKLIGTDVYEKLIKGYTEKQWGRSATELPPFIIKRLPVRLTYDNNYFNDRYQGIPIGGYNVIIEKLLEGIEVELNTDFFADRKSLEASATKLVFTGMIDQFFDYKFGELEYRSLRFEHEILDQENYQGNAVVNYTERDIPYTRIIEHKHFEFGTQAKTVITREYPADWKRGDEPYYPINDAKNNAIYEQYLAEAEKNGRVIFCGRLADYKYYDMHVTVERALDVVEEELESI; encoded by the coding sequence ATGTACGATTATTTGATTGTCGGTGCTGGCTTGTCAGGTGCAATCTTTGCCCACGAAGCCAACAAACGTGGCAAGAAGGTGAAGGTGATTGACAAACGTGACCACATCGGTGGGAATATCTATTGCCAATCTGTTGAAGGAATCAATGTCCACAAGTATGGGGCTCATATCTTCCATACATCCAATAAAAAGGTCTGGGATTATGTCAATCAGTTTGCGGAGTTTAACAATTACATCAATTCTCCCATTGCCAACTATCAAGGACATCTTTACAATCTGCCTTTTAACATGAATACTTTCTATGCTTTGTGGGGGACAAAGACACCCCAAGAAGTCAAGGACAAAATTGCTGAGCAGACGACACACATGCAAGATGTTGAGCCTAAAAACTTAGAGGAACAAGCCATTAAGTTGATTGGTACGGATGTCTATGAAAAGCTAATCAAGGGTTACACCGAAAAGCAATGGGGGCGTTCTGCTACTGAACTACCACCCTTTATCATCAAGCGTTTACCAGTTCGATTGACTTATGACAATAATTATTTCAACGACCGTTACCAAGGGATTCCAATTGGTGGTTACAATGTCATCATCGAAAAGTTGTTGGAAGGAATCGAAGTAGAGCTTAATACAGATTTCTTTGCTGATCGTAAGAGCTTGGAGGCTTCAGCAACTAAGCTTGTCTTCACAGGGATGATTGACCAGTTCTTTGACTATAAGTTTGGTGAACTAGAGTATCGCAGTCTCCGTTTTGAGCATGAGATTCTGGACCAAGAAAATTATCAAGGAAATGCTGTAGTCAACTATACTGAACGTGATATACCTTATACGCGTATCATCGAGCACAAACATTTTGAGTTTGGGACTCAGGCCAAGACCGTTATTACTCGTGAATATCCAGCAGATTGGAAAAGAGGAGATGAACCTTATTATCCAATCAATGATGCCAAAAACAATGCTATTTATGAGCAGTATCTAGCAGAAGCTGAGAAAAATGGACGCGTGATCTTCTGTGGTCGCTTGGCAGATTATAAATATTATGATATGCATGTGACTGTTGAACGTGCATTGGATGTGGTAGAGGAAGAACTAGAGAGTATCTAG
- a CDS encoding flippase — protein MKVLKNYLYNLSYQLLVIVLPVITTPYITRVFSSDDLGSYGYYNSIVTYFILLATLGVANYGTKEISGHRKEVEKTFWGIYSLQVLSTCLAVTLYIIVCLLMPSMNNPIAYILGFSLLSRGFDISWLFQGLEDFKKITARNTMVKLLGVVSIFLFVKKPSDLYLYIILLVAYDLLGQLSMWLPAREHIRKPHLDIAYAKEHIKPVILLFLPQIAISLYITLDRTMLGALSSTKDVGIYDQALKLLNILLTLVTSLGSVMLPRVSNLLSSGNQKAVNKLHEMSFLVYNLVIFPMIAGILIVNKDFVNFFLGQDFQDARYAIAIMVFRMFFIGWTNIMGIQILIPHNKNREFMLSTTIPAVFSVGLNLLLIPPLGYIGASIVSVATEGLVWLIQLYFTRSYLKEVKILPSMLKILLAALLMYGALYSVQAFMHFSSVVNVLIYSLLGFLVYGGLVLVLRVLDFQELKSVLKK, from the coding sequence GTGAAAGTATTAAAAAATTATTTATATAATCTTTCTTATCAGCTGTTAGTAATCGTTTTACCAGTCATTACTACACCCTATATTACTCGGGTTTTCTCCTCGGATGATTTGGGGTCATACGGATACTATAATTCTATCGTGACTTATTTTATCCTACTGGCGACGCTGGGAGTAGCCAATTATGGGACAAAGGAAATTTCCGGCCATCGTAAGGAAGTCGAAAAGACCTTCTGGGGTATTTACAGTTTACAAGTCCTTTCAACCTGTTTAGCAGTTACGCTTTATATCATTGTCTGCTTACTTATGCCGTCGATGAACAATCCAATTGCCTATATACTTGGCTTTAGTTTGCTGTCTCGTGGTTTTGATATTTCTTGGCTTTTTCAAGGGTTAGAAGATTTCAAAAAAATCACAGCTCGTAACACAATGGTCAAACTTCTAGGTGTTGTTTCGATATTCCTATTTGTTAAGAAACCATCCGACTTGTACTTGTATATCATCCTCTTGGTTGCCTATGATCTACTAGGTCAGTTGAGTATGTGGCTTCCTGCTCGGGAGCACATTCGCAAGCCGCATTTGGATATAGCCTATGCCAAAGAGCATATCAAACCAGTCATTCTCTTGTTTCTGCCACAGATTGCCATTTCACTCTACATCACGCTAGATCGCACCATGTTGGGTGCCTTGTCTTCGACCAAGGATGTCGGGATCTATGATCAAGCCTTGAAATTATTGAATATTTTGTTGACTTTGGTAACGTCGCTTGGTAGTGTTATGTTGCCTCGGGTCTCCAATCTCCTCTCATCAGGTAATCAAAAGGCGGTTAACAAGTTACATGAAATGTCTTTCTTAGTGTATAACTTGGTTATCTTCCCGATGATTGCGGGGATTTTAATTGTTAACAAAGATTTTGTCAATTTTTTCCTGGGGCAAGACTTCCAAGATGCTCGCTATGCGATTGCCATCATGGTCTTTAGAATGTTCTTTATTGGCTGGACTAACATAATGGGAATTCAAATCTTGATTCCTCACAATAAGAATCGTGAATTTATGCTATCAACAACTATTCCAGCTGTTTTTAGTGTGGGCTTGAATCTCCTCTTGATCCCGCCTCTGGGCTATATTGGAGCTTCAATTGTATCTGTTGCGACTGAAGGTTTGGTCTGGCTGATCCAACTCTACTTTACACGTTCGTATCTAAAAGAGGTCAAGATTCTACCATCCATGCTAAAAATACTTCTAGCAGCACTACTGATGTACGGCGCTTTGTATTCTGTACAAGCTTTCATGCACTTCTCGTCTGTTGTGAATGTCTTGATCTATTCTCTGCTTGGCTTCCTAGTCTACGGTGGCTTGGTTTTGGTCTTACGTGTCTTGGATTTTCAAGAACTAAAAAGTGTTTTAAAGAAATAA
- a CDS encoding glycosyltransferase family 2 protein, producing MISVIVPVYNVENYLHYAMESLEHQTYKDMEVLLIDDGSSDGSGHLCDQYAQQYDWVTSYHKVNGGLSDARNYGVLKAKGDWITFLDPDDYLEPCALELLAELQSRTQADMVSGKVEPTAHYHRFQNFHLDQLDLDQVKVYDKAKALTEMLYGDLVTVSACGKLYRKELLEKAPFPKGRIYEDLYVISEHLNQAQSVALYHLPIYHYYHRPGSITASAFTPKQYEFYEAIDHLKEVVNATYPESSELQEAIISRFFTGSLLIFTMIKDGDSVEFKRLQEETRPYLPLVLKNARVSKKRRILYVLITKYPRLYYQFKKLKKS from the coding sequence ATGATTTCGGTAATTGTGCCTGTTTACAATGTGGAGAACTACCTTCATTATGCCATGGAGAGTTTGGAACATCAGACTTACAAGGATATGGAAGTCCTCTTGATTGATGACGGCTCGAGTGATGGCTCAGGACACTTGTGTGACCAGTATGCCCAGCAATATGATTGGGTGACTAGCTACCATAAGGTCAACGGTGGCTTGTCTGATGCTCGGAACTATGGGGTCTTAAAAGCCAAGGGTGACTGGATTACTTTCCTAGATCCAGACGACTATCTGGAACCCTGCGCCTTGGAACTGCTAGCAGAGCTACAAAGTCGTACCCAAGCAGATATGGTGAGTGGCAAAGTAGAGCCAACAGCTCACTATCATCGTTTTCAAAATTTTCACTTGGATCAGCTTGATTTAGACCAAGTTAAGGTCTATGACAAGGCAAAGGCTCTGACTGAGATGCTTTATGGAGACCTTGTGACGGTCTCTGCTTGTGGGAAACTCTATCGGAAAGAACTTCTTGAGAAAGCTCCCTTCCCCAAGGGGCGCATCTACGAAGACCTCTATGTTATCAGTGAGCATCTCAACCAAGCCCAATCCGTGGCCTTGTACCATCTTCCGATTTACCATTATTACCATAGACCTGGTAGCATTACTGCCTCGGCTTTCACTCCAAAACAATACGAGTTTTACGAAGCAATTGATCATTTAAAAGAGGTTGTGAATGCAACCTATCCTGAGAGTTCAGAACTCCAAGAAGCTATCATTTCACGCTTCTTTACAGGAAGTCTTCTTATCTTTACGATGATTAAGGATGGGGATTCAGTAGAATTCAAGAGACTTCAGGAGGAAACCAGGCCTTATTTGCCTCTTGTCTTGAAGAATGCTAGAGTTAGCAAGAAACGTAGGATCCTCTATGTTTTAATTACTAAGTATCCGCGGCTCTATTATCAATTTAAAAAGTTAAAAAAATCCTAA
- a CDS encoding Stealth CR1 domain-containing protein: protein MNKIDFVVTWVDGNDPVWQEKKSSYDGSVNTSKQSMNSVKAYREWGTFKYWFRGVEKFAPWVNKVYLVTDQQKPSWLELNSDKLVLVDHTEIICNDYLPVFSANPIESNIHRIPGLSEHFVFFNDDMYLTAPVEPTDFFSEDGLPKYNTALSPIIPERYGTGNFQINDMEIVTSYFSRNEILKNGQFFDPKQGLKSIVKSLLYRNSQFICGFWESHLPYPLLRSTMNLVWEKEKAVLERTSASRFRNPSDTNVWLFKYWQIASGQYAVGNPKLGGLFSLDNAGPDFWKILNSGKYQIMCINDGFNIQDEEQVMTDFIKAMDQLLPDRSSFEI, encoded by the coding sequence ATGAATAAAATAGATTTTGTTGTTACTTGGGTTGATGGGAATGATCCTGTGTGGCAAGAAAAAAAATCAAGCTATGATGGATCGGTTAATACTTCTAAACAGAGTATGAATTCAGTCAAGGCTTACCGAGAATGGGGGACCTTTAAATATTGGTTTAGAGGAGTTGAAAAATTTGCTCCTTGGGTTAATAAGGTCTACCTCGTGACCGACCAGCAAAAGCCAAGCTGGTTAGAGTTAAACAGTGATAAATTGGTATTGGTAGATCATACAGAGATTATCTGCAATGACTACCTGCCAGTTTTTTCTGCCAATCCTATCGAAAGTAATATCCATCGGATCCCCGGACTCTCTGAGCATTTTGTTTTTTTTAATGACGATATGTATTTGACAGCTCCAGTCGAGCCGACAGATTTTTTCTCAGAGGATGGTTTACCCAAATATAATACGGCTCTTTCACCGATTATTCCTGAGCGATATGGAACGGGGAATTTTCAGATAAATGACATGGAGATTGTCACTAGCTATTTCAGTCGAAATGAAATTTTGAAGAATGGCCAATTCTTTGATCCAAAGCAGGGATTAAAAAGTATCGTTAAGTCGCTACTATACAGAAATAGTCAGTTTATCTGTGGTTTCTGGGAGAGTCATCTGCCCTATCCTCTACTAAGATCAACGATGAACTTGGTATGGGAAAAGGAAAAAGCTGTCTTGGAAAGAACCTCGGCTAGTCGCTTTAGAAATCCTTCTGATACCAATGTTTGGCTCTTTAAGTATTGGCAGATTGCCAGTGGTCAATACGCTGTCGGAAATCCTAAGTTGGGGGGACTCTTTTCTTTGGATAATGCCGGACCAGATTTTTGGAAGATACTAAATTCTGGCAAATACCAAATTATGTGTATCAATGATGGATTTAACATTCAAGACGAGGAGCAGGTGATGACAGACTTTATCAAGGCTATGGATCAACTGCTTCCAGATAGAAGCTCATTTGAGATTTAA
- a CDS encoding glycosyltransferase family 4 protein, whose translation MKRILYLHAGAEMYGADKVLLELIKGLDSKEFEAHVILPNDGVLVEALRQVGAQVSVLDYPILRRKYFNPKGIADYIRSYNFYAKQIALYARQHSIDMVHNNTAAVLEGIYLKRKLKLPLIWHVHEIIVKPKAISDFINMLMGRYADKIVTVSQAVANHIKQSPFIKDSQVEVIYNGVDNTVYYPMDASSIREKFDIAQDALVIGMIGRVNAIKGQNDFIEAVEPLLEKNEQAVAFLAGGVFPGEEWRLEELDKRIASSSVVSQIHRIDYYDKTSELYNMFDIFVLPSIKPDSLPTVVLEAMACSKPVVGYNNGGIAEMVVDDKSGCLVKPNRPQELSNAISLLLDSSEKREKFGRVGYQRQKELFSLESYIKNFSELYKTDRKD comes from the coding sequence ATGAAACGGATTTTATACTTGCATGCTGGTGCAGAAATGTATGGAGCAGATAAGGTCTTATTGGAATTGATCAAAGGATTGGATTCCAAAGAATTTGAAGCTCATGTCATCCTGCCAAATGATGGTGTTTTAGTCGAGGCCTTGCGTCAAGTTGGGGCTCAGGTCAGTGTGTTGGATTATCCGATTTTACGTAGAAAATACTTTAATCCTAAAGGCATTGCCGACTATATTCGCTCTTATAATTTCTATGCTAAGCAAATCGCCCTCTATGCTCGACAACACAGTATAGATATGGTTCACAATAATACAGCGGCTGTTTTGGAGGGCATCTATTTGAAACGCAAGCTCAAGCTGCCTTTGATTTGGCATGTTCATGAGATTATCGTCAAACCCAAAGCTATTTCTGACTTTATCAATATGCTCATGGGACGATATGCAGACAAGATTGTGACGGTGTCCCAAGCGGTCGCTAATCATATCAAGCAGTCTCCTTTTATCAAAGATAGCCAAGTGGAAGTGATTTATAACGGTGTCGATAATACTGTCTATTATCCAATGGATGCGTCTTCTATTCGTGAAAAATTTGACATTGCGCAAGATGCACTTGTGATTGGCATGATTGGTCGGGTCAATGCTATCAAAGGACAAAATGATTTCATAGAAGCAGTCGAGCCACTTTTGGAAAAGAATGAGCAAGCGGTGGCTTTCCTAGCTGGAGGTGTTTTTCCTGGTGAAGAATGGCGCTTAGAAGAACTAGATAAGAGAATAGCTTCTTCATCTGTTGTGTCACAAATTCATCGTATTGATTACTACGATAAGACTTCTGAACTTTATAATATGTTTGATATCTTTGTCTTACCAAGTATAAAACCTGATTCCCTACCTACAGTGGTCCTAGAAGCCATGGCTTGTTCAAAACCAGTTGTTGGTTATAACAATGGGGGAATAGCTGAAATGGTAGTAGATGACAAAAGTGGTTGCTTAGTCAAACCAAATCGTCCTCAAGAACTTTCTAATGCCATTTCTCTCTTACTAGATAGTTCTGAAAAAAGAGAAAAATTTGGGCGAGTAGGATATCAGAGACAAAAAGAGCTGTTTTCTTTGGAGAGTTACATCAAGAACTTTTCGGAGTTGTATAAAACAGATAGAAAAGATTAG
- the cps2T gene encoding beta 1-4 rhamnosyltransferase Cps2T, with translation MKQSVYIIGSKGIPAKYGGFETFVEKLTEYQKDSNIQYYVACMRENSAKSGITDDQFEHNGAICFNIDVPNIGPARAIAYDIAAVNKAIELAKENKDEAPIFYILACRIGPFISGLKKKIRVIGGRLLVNPDGHEWLRAKWSLPVRKYWKFSEQLMVKHADLLVCDSKNIEQYIREDYKQYQPKTTYIAYGTDTAPSSLKAEDTKVRNWYQEKGVSENGYYLVVGRFVPENNYEAMIREFIKSKSKKDFVLITNVEQNKFYDQLLRDTGFDKDPRVKFVGTVYDQELLKYIRENAFAYFHGHEVGGTNPSLLEALASTKLNLLLDVGFNREVGEDGAIYWKKDELARVIEEVEGFDQAAITDLDFKSSQRILSAFTWEKIVSDYEEVFKG, from the coding sequence ATGAAACAGTCAGTTTATATCATTGGTTCAAAGGGGATTCCTGCCAAGTATGGAGGATTTGAAACCTTTGTTGAAAAATTAACCGAATATCAAAAAGACAGCAACATACAATACTATGTTGCTTGTATGCGTGAAAATTCAGCTAAATCTGGCATCACGGATGACCAGTTTGAGCATAATGGGGCCATTTGTTTCAACATTGATGTTCCTAATATTGGCCCGGCTCGTGCTATCGCTTACGATATTGCAGCGGTCAACAAGGCTATTGAATTGGCTAAGGAAAACAAGGACGAGGCTCCCATTTTTTATATTCTAGCTTGTCGCATCGGTCCTTTTATTTCTGGACTTAAGAAAAAGATTCGTGTGATCGGTGGCCGGTTGCTGGTAAATCCAGATGGTCATGAATGGCTACGAGCAAAATGGAGCTTACCAGTTCGTAAGTACTGGAAATTCTCAGAGCAACTCATGGTCAAGCATGCTGATTTATTGGTATGTGATAGCAAAAATATCGAACAATATATTCGAGAGGACTATAAACAGTATCAACCAAAGACCACCTATATTGCCTATGGGACAGACACTGCTCCTTCAAGCCTGAAGGCAGAAGATACCAAGGTTCGAAACTGGTATCAGGAAAAAGGAGTTAGCGAAAATGGCTATTATCTAGTAGTGGGACGATTTGTTCCTGAAAATAACTACGAAGCCATGATTCGTGAATTTATCAAGTCCAAGTCCAAAAAGGACTTTGTTCTCATCACAAATGTGGAGCAGAATAAATTTTACGACCAGTTGTTACGGGATACTGGTTTTGACAAAGATCCTAGGGTCAAATTTGTCGGTACTGTCTATGACCAAGAGTTACTCAAGTACATTCGTGAAAACGCCTTTGCCTATTTCCATGGGCATGAGGTTGGAGGAACCAACCCTTCTTTACTGGAAGCCCTAGCATCCACAAAACTAAATTTGTTGCTAGATGTTGGCTTTAACCGTGAAGTTGGTGAAGATGGGGCCATTTATTGGAAAAAAGATGAGTTGGCACGTGTCATTGAGGAAGTAGAAGGATTTGATCAGGCAGCAATAACTGACTTGGATTTCAAGTCAAGCCAAAGAATCCTCTCAGCTTTCACATGGGAAAAGATTGTGTCAGATTATGAAGAAGTGTTTAAAGGATAG